Proteins encoded by one window of Sphingosinicella sp. BN140058:
- a CDS encoding cytidine deaminase translates to MNSIPDPLVERARAAALGAYAPYSRFSVGCAIESTDGEIAVGANMENACYRLGVCAELAALTAAQQAFGLARIARIAVAGGDGSGESLAGNAVVTPCGGCRQAILEAAHVAGRDLEIVSANGAGTELETRRISELIPQGFGPANLSDAA, encoded by the coding sequence ATGAACAGCATCCCCGATCCTCTCGTCGAACGCGCCCGTGCCGCCGCGCTCGGTGCCTACGCCCCTTATTCCCGCTTCAGCGTCGGCTGCGCGATCGAGTCGACCGATGGCGAGATCGCGGTCGGCGCCAACATGGAGAATGCCTGTTACCGGCTCGGCGTCTGCGCGGAGCTCGCCGCGTTGACGGCGGCCCAGCAGGCGTTCGGCCTTGCACGCATTGCCCGGATCGCGGTGGCGGGCGGCGACGGCAGCGGCGAGTCGCTCGCCGGAAACGCGGTGGTGACGCCGTGCGGCGGCTGCCGGCAGGCGATCCTGGAAGCGGCGCACGTCGCCGGCCGCGATCTCGAGATCGTCTCGGCCAACGGCGCGGGTACCGAGCTCGAGACGCGGCGCATTTCCGAACTGATCCCGCAGGGCTTCGGCCCCGCCAATCTGAGCGACGCCGCCTGA
- a CDS encoding TetR/AcrR family transcriptional regulator — protein MPPRVKNAAATREAMLAAARQRFLQESYENVGLRDIARDVGVDVALVSRYFGSKEALFKDVLQAGKKADWLDPTVTAAQLPAYLASLSTEEDDADRRKHAEGLLIMLRSASSPKATEIIREALRESVLEPIARLLPGVDPEIRSSLALSVFFGTTVLRTIMAVGPLSGCDSNAVRRNMQRLLEAALADDSGA, from the coding sequence ATGCCCCCGCGCGTTAAAAATGCCGCCGCCACCCGAGAGGCGATGCTCGCCGCCGCCCGTCAGCGCTTTCTTCAGGAAAGCTACGAGAATGTCGGCCTGCGCGATATCGCTCGGGACGTCGGGGTCGATGTCGCCCTGGTCAGCCGCTATTTCGGCTCCAAGGAAGCCCTGTTCAAGGACGTGCTGCAGGCCGGCAAGAAGGCCGATTGGCTGGATCCGACCGTTACCGCAGCGCAGCTTCCCGCCTATCTCGCCTCGCTCTCGACCGAGGAGGATGATGCCGATCGGCGCAAGCATGCGGAGGGGCTGTTGATCATGTTGCGCTCCGCTTCGTCGCCCAAGGCGACCGAGATCATCCGCGAAGCATTGCGCGAGTCGGTGCTCGAACCGATCGCGCGGCTGCTGCCGGGCGTCGATCCCGAAATCCGCTCGAGTCTCGCGCTCAGCGTCTTCTTCGGCACGACGGTGCTACGGACGATCATGGCGGTCGGGCCGCTGTCCGGCTGCGACAGCAATGCGGTACGGCGGAACATGCAGCGCCTGCTCGAGGCGGCTCTGGCCGACGATTCTGGCGCCTGA
- a CDS encoding efflux transporter outer membrane subunit translates to MFRKLIPAASLLALAACTAGPDYTSPAPKAPAQTGFVSAASPAFTGDEPPGRWWSLFGDPVLDGLIEQALTANTDLRIAQANLAQARAVLRETRAGRLPSTTVSGGVTYANPSDANSPVALDSDFTFDAGLDVSYQLDLAGRIRRGIEASRADVGAIQAAFDFTRITVAAETARAYADACSSGRQLAVARESVRIQEQTFDLTRRLVAGGRGTALETGQAGAQLEQTRAQIPTLEAQRRTALYRLSVLTGRPPAEFPQQVAACETAPSLSRPIPVGSGASLLARRPDIRQAERELAAATARIGVATAQLYPDISLGGSIGSTATSIGDLASSSGFRFGIGPLISWSFPNVAVARARIAQAEAGADVALARFDGTWLNALQETESALTRYGSELDRVATLRRARANSNEAARIARLRYRAGRENFQVVLDAERSLSEIEASLAQAEAQLSDNLVTVFLALGGGWEQAPAA, encoded by the coding sequence ATGTTCCGTAAGCTCATCCCCGCCGCGAGCCTGCTCGCCCTCGCCGCCTGCACGGCCGGCCCCGATTATACTTCGCCCGCCCCCAAGGCCCCGGCGCAAACCGGGTTCGTCAGCGCGGCCTCGCCCGCCTTCACCGGCGACGAGCCGCCGGGCCGCTGGTGGAGCCTGTTCGGCGATCCCGTGCTGGACGGCCTGATCGAGCAGGCGCTGACGGCGAATACCGATCTCCGGATCGCGCAGGCGAATTTGGCCCAGGCCCGGGCGGTGCTGCGCGAGACGCGGGCCGGCCGCCTGCCCTCGACGACCGTGTCGGGGGGTGTCACCTACGCAAATCCCTCCGACGCCAATTCGCCCGTCGCATTGGACAGCGACTTCACCTTCGATGCCGGGCTGGACGTCAGTTACCAGCTCGATCTCGCCGGCCGCATCCGCCGCGGCATCGAAGCGAGCCGCGCCGACGTCGGTGCGATCCAGGCTGCCTTCGACTTCACCCGGATCACGGTCGCGGCCGAGACGGCGCGCGCGTATGCGGATGCTTGCAGCTCCGGCCGCCAGCTTGCGGTGGCACGGGAAAGCGTTCGCATCCAGGAGCAGACTTTCGATCTGACCCGGCGCCTCGTCGCCGGCGGCCGCGGCACTGCGCTCGAGACCGGCCAGGCCGGCGCGCAGCTCGAACAGACGCGGGCCCAGATCCCGACCCTCGAGGCACAGCGACGAACCGCGCTCTACCGCCTTTCGGTGCTGACCGGCCGCCCGCCCGCGGAATTCCCCCAGCAGGTCGCCGCGTGCGAGACCGCGCCGTCGCTATCACGGCCGATCCCGGTCGGCAGCGGCGCATCGCTGCTCGCCCGGCGACCCGACATCCGCCAGGCGGAGCGCGAGCTCGCCGCGGCGACGGCGCGGATCGGAGTCGCCACCGCCCAGCTCTATCCGGACATCAGCCTCGGCGGATCGATCGGATCGACGGCGACTTCGATCGGAGACCTCGCCTCGAGCTCCGGTTTCCGCTTCGGCATCGGTCCACTGATCAGCTGGTCCTTCCCCAACGTCGCCGTCGCCCGGGCGCGGATCGCGCAGGCGGAAGCCGGCGCCGACGTGGCACTGGCACGGTTCGACGGCACCTGGCTCAATGCCCTCCAGGAGACGGAAAGCGCACTGACCCGCTACGGGTCGGAACTGGACCGGGTCGCGACCTTGCGCCGGGCGCGCGCCAACAGCAACGAGGCCGCCCGGATCGCGCGCCTGCGCTACCGCGCCGGTCGCGAGAACTTCCAGGTGGTGCTCGATGCCGAGCGTTCGCTGTCGGAGATCGAGGCATCTCTCGCTCAGGCCGAGGCGCAGCTTTCGGACAATCTGGTCACCGTCTTCCTCGCGCTCGGCGGCGGTTGGGAACAGGCGCCGGCCGCCTGA
- a CDS encoding SDR family oxidoreductase, translating to MPLTRPRALVTGASAGIGQVYAEHLARTGHDLVLVARRADRLQALADELGAAHSIEVEILPADLATRDGVEAVASRLGEAPEIDMLINNAGYAARGRVAELDFDALDAMLRVNVLALSRLSNAAMKRMVAAGRGTIINISSGTAFMQMPGNAGYGASKNYVLAFTRHMQLEAAGTGVRVQLVIPGVIATDFHQVAGNDLANFPPERVMRAEDLVVASLRGLELEEEICIPSLPEITDWQSYVAAEARVAANVSRDRIAPRYHNGA from the coding sequence ATGCCACTGACACGACCGCGCGCCCTCGTCACCGGCGCTTCGGCCGGCATAGGCCAGGTCTATGCCGAACATCTTGCCCGTACCGGGCACGATCTCGTGCTCGTCGCACGTCGCGCCGATCGGCTGCAGGCGCTGGCGGACGAACTCGGTGCCGCGCACTCGATCGAGGTCGAGATCCTGCCCGCCGATCTCGCCACGCGGGACGGAGTCGAAGCGGTGGCGTCGCGGCTCGGCGAAGCGCCGGAGATCGACATGCTGATCAACAATGCGGGTTACGCGGCGCGCGGCCGGGTGGCGGAGCTCGATTTCGACGCGCTCGACGCCATGCTTCGGGTCAATGTCCTTGCGCTCAGCCGGCTCTCCAATGCCGCGATGAAGCGGATGGTCGCTGCGGGACGCGGAACGATCATCAACATCTCGTCCGGCACCGCCTTCATGCAGATGCCGGGCAATGCCGGTTACGGCGCCTCGAAGAATTACGTCCTGGCGTTCACGCGCCACATGCAGCTGGAGGCCGCCGGCACCGGCGTGCGCGTACAGCTGGTCATTCCCGGCGTGATCGCGACCGATTTCCACCAGGTCGCCGGCAACGATCTCGCCAACTTCCCGCCCGAGCGGGTGATGCGTGCCGAGGATCTGGTCGTGGCCTCGCTGCGCGGCCTCGAACTCGAGGAGGAAATCTGCATTCCCTCGCTGCCCGAGATCACCGATTGGCAGAGCTACGTCGCGGCGGAGGCGCGGGTCGCGGCAAACGTCTCCCGCGATCGCATCGCACCGCGTTATCACAACGGCGCATGA
- a CDS encoding efflux RND transporter permease subunit — protein MNISKFFIERPIFASVIAVFIVLIGAFAYPQLSLSQYPEIAPPTISVTATFPGASAETMADTVATPIEQEINGVEDMLYMSSSSTSAGLTQITVTFKPGTDLDAAQVLVQNRVALAEPRLPEEVRQIGVTVAKQSSGFLMIVALTSTDPNLNIDYVGNFANSNLRDRLLRLEGVGGVQVFGGGNYSMRVWIDPDKAAARNLTADEIVAALRTQNVQVAGGAVGQPPYGKGNPAFQLPVQVQGRLTDPDQFADIVIKTDATSGAITRVRDIGRVELGSQEYGIEGSFSGRRGVALAIIQQPGSNALDAAELVLKEVEAASKDFPPGIVYSIPYNPTEYVSASVEAVQETLLEAIVLVMIVVLVFLQTWRAAVIPIVAIPIALVGTFAVQLALGFSINSLSLFALVLAVGIVVDDAIVVVEAVEKHIRDGLSPREAAHRTMQEVSGALIAIGLVLTAVFIPTAFVSGIPGIFYRQFAVTIAAASVISLIVSLTLSPAMAALLLKPHHDHDPNKGPWVMRVVRTAGNKFNGAFDWLSDRYGRMTGRLIRMATIMLVVYAGLLALTGWRLGATPTGFIPEQDQGVLIGVVQLPPGSSLERTSAVLNDAYKIARGTDGVVDAAVFAGLDGASFSQASNSGTMFLRLADWGERSDKGGQSAAELSQLITGKVAGAIQGAQVFFISPPAVPGLGTGSGFVMMLQDRSGAGYKTLEGLTFGMMGAAAQKKEVTQVFSLFNTGSPRIQADVDRDRAQLLGVQPSQVYSALGTYLGSTYVNDFNLLGRTFRVTAQAEPSARDDLSDIGRLQVRSASGAMVPLASVATLRNDSGPTRVVRYNMFPAVELQGQAAPGVSSGVALRTMETLAQQTLPPGFSYEWTGIAFQEQNAGGSAVLIFLLAVVFVFLVLAAQYEALTLPMAVILIVPMCILAAMIGVGLRGMDNNILTQVGLVVLVALAAKNAILIVEFAKQGEEEGLDVHQAAATAARQRLRPILMTSFAFIFGVIPLAIAVGPGAEMRQSLGTAVTFGMIGVTLFGLIFTPIFYVVMRRIGLFFENRRKRKAAPNDHGTAPHGALPEASH, from the coding sequence ATGAACATTTCCAAATTCTTCATCGAGCGGCCGATCTTCGCCTCGGTGATCGCCGTCTTCATCGTGCTGATCGGCGCCTTCGCCTATCCGCAACTCTCCCTATCCCAATATCCCGAGATCGCGCCGCCGACGATCAGCGTCACCGCTACGTTCCCCGGCGCGTCGGCGGAGACGATGGCCGACACCGTCGCCACCCCGATCGAGCAGGAGATCAACGGCGTCGAGGACATGCTCTACATGAGCTCGTCGTCGACCTCGGCCGGACTCACCCAGATCACCGTGACCTTCAAACCCGGCACCGACCTTGATGCCGCGCAGGTGCTCGTCCAGAACCGGGTCGCCTTGGCGGAACCGCGGCTGCCTGAAGAGGTGCGCCAGATCGGCGTCACCGTCGCCAAGCAGTCGTCGGGCTTCCTGATGATCGTCGCGCTGACCTCCACCGATCCCAATCTGAACATCGATTATGTCGGCAATTTCGCCAACTCCAACCTGCGCGACCGCCTGCTTCGCCTCGAAGGCGTCGGCGGTGTCCAGGTGTTCGGCGGCGGCAATTATTCGATGCGCGTTTGGATCGATCCGGACAAGGCGGCGGCACGCAACCTCACCGCCGACGAGATCGTCGCGGCACTGCGGACCCAGAACGTGCAGGTCGCCGGCGGTGCCGTCGGTCAGCCGCCCTACGGCAAGGGCAATCCCGCCTTTCAGCTTCCGGTTCAGGTCCAGGGCCGACTGACCGACCCCGATCAGTTCGCCGACATCGTCATCAAGACCGATGCGACCAGCGGCGCGATCACCCGCGTCCGCGACATCGGCCGAGTCGAGCTCGGCAGCCAGGAATATGGTATCGAAGGATCGTTCAGCGGCCGCCGCGGCGTTGCGCTGGCGATCATCCAGCAGCCCGGCTCGAACGCGCTCGACGCGGCGGAGCTGGTGCTGAAGGAAGTCGAGGCGGCGTCCAAGGACTTCCCGCCGGGCATCGTCTACTCGATCCCCTACAACCCGACCGAATATGTCTCGGCCTCGGTCGAGGCGGTGCAGGAGACCCTGCTCGAAGCGATCGTGCTCGTGATGATCGTGGTGCTGGTCTTCCTGCAGACCTGGCGCGCCGCGGTGATCCCGATCGTCGCGATCCCGATCGCTTTGGTCGGCACCTTCGCGGTTCAGCTCGCGCTCGGCTTCTCCATCAACTCGCTGTCGCTCTTCGCCCTCGTTCTCGCGGTGGGCATCGTCGTCGACGACGCGATCGTCGTCGTCGAAGCGGTGGAGAAGCATATTCGCGACGGCCTGTCGCCGCGCGAAGCCGCCCACCGGACGATGCAGGAAGTGTCGGGTGCACTGATCGCGATCGGCCTGGTGCTGACCGCGGTGTTCATCCCGACCGCCTTCGTCTCGGGCATCCCGGGCATCTTCTACCGCCAGTTCGCGGTGACGATCGCAGCGGCGTCGGTGATCTCGCTGATCGTCTCGCTTACTTTGTCGCCGGCCATGGCCGCTTTGCTGCTCAAGCCGCATCACGATCATGACCCGAACAAGGGTCCCTGGGTGATGCGGGTTGTGCGCACCGCCGGCAACAAGTTCAACGGTGCCTTCGACTGGCTTTCCGACCGCTACGGCCGCATGACCGGACGGCTGATCCGCATGGCGACGATCATGCTGGTCGTCTATGCCGGACTGCTTGCCCTCACCGGCTGGCGTCTCGGCGCCACGCCCACCGGCTTCATTCCCGAGCAGGATCAGGGCGTGCTGATCGGCGTCGTCCAGCTGCCGCCGGGCTCGTCGCTCGAGCGGACCAGCGCGGTGCTCAACGATGCCTACAAGATCGCCCGGGGAACCGACGGCGTGGTCGATGCGGCGGTGTTCGCCGGCCTCGACGGCGCCAGCTTCTCCCAGGCGTCCAACTCCGGCACCATGTTCCTTCGTCTCGCCGATTGGGGCGAGCGCAGCGACAAAGGCGGTCAGTCCGCGGCCGAGCTGTCGCAGCTGATCACCGGCAAGGTCGCCGGTGCGATCCAGGGGGCTCAGGTATTCTTCATCTCGCCGCCGGCGGTGCCGGGCCTCGGCACCGGCAGCGGCTTCGTGATGATGCTGCAGGATCGTTCGGGCGCGGGCTACAAGACGCTCGAAGGTCTGACGTTCGGGATGATGGGCGCTGCTGCCCAGAAGAAGGAAGTCACGCAGGTCTTCTCGCTGTTCAACACCGGCTCGCCCCGGATCCAGGCCGACGTCGACCGCGATCGTGCACAATTGCTCGGCGTGCAGCCGTCGCAGGTCTACAGCGCGCTCGGGACGTATCTCGGCTCCACCTACGTCAACGACTTCAACCTGCTCGGCCGCACCTTCCGCGTCACCGCGCAGGCGGAGCCGTCGGCGCGAGACGACCTCTCCGACATCGGCCGTCTCCAGGTCCGCTCGGCGAGCGGGGCGATGGTGCCGCTGGCCTCGGTCGCGACGTTGCGCAACGACAGCGGGCCGACCCGCGTGGTGCGATACAACATGTTCCCTGCCGTCGAGCTGCAGGGGCAGGCCGCGCCAGGTGTCTCGTCGGGCGTCGCCTTGCGCACGATGGAGACCCTCGCCCAGCAGACGCTGCCGCCAGGGTTCAGCTATGAATGGACCGGCATCGCATTCCAGGAACAGAATGCCGGCGGCAGCGCCGTGCTGATCTTCCTCCTGGCCGTGGTATTCGTGTTCCTTGTGCTGGCCGCGCAATATGAGGCGCTGACCCTGCCGATGGCGGTGATCCTGATCGTGCCGATGTGTATCCTCGCAGCCATGATCGGCGTCGGCCTGCGCGGCATGGACAACAACATCCTGACCCAAGTTGGATTGGTGGTGCTCGTCGCCCTTGCCGCGAAGAACGCGATCCTGATCGTCGAATTCGCAAAGCAGGGCGAGGAGGAAGGTCTGGATGTTCACCAGGCCGCCGCCACCGCCGCCCGCCAGCGCCTGCGTCCGATCCTCATGACCAGCTTCGCCTTCATCTTCGGCGTGATCCCGCTGGCGATCGCCGTCGGCCCCGGCGCGGAGATGCGCCAGTCGCTCGGCACCGCGGTGACGTTCGGCATGATCGGCGTCACCCTGTTCGGCCTGATCTTCACGCCGATCTTCTACGTCGTCATGCGCCGCATCGGCCTGTTCTTCGAGAACCGGCGGAAGCGAAAGGCGGCGCCCAACGATCATGGCACCGCGCCCCATGGTGCGCTGCCCGAGGCCTCCCACTGA
- a CDS encoding bifunctional UDP-sugar hydrolase/5'-nucleotidase, with product MRIGYALAAASVLSLSACAGQLTEKRAEPVTVKIVAFNDFHGNLEPPKRSIEAPGATSGAKVQVPAGGAAYFAAAIAELRSRNPNHAVVAAGDLIGASPLVSALFLDEPTIAALNMMKVDFNALGNHEFDKGSAEILRIQNGGCAKNTVRQPCRLEPFAGAKFRLLSANTRTAGGGTLVQPYGIKSFGRAKVGFIGLTLREAPSLVTPAGVAGLSFGDEADAANALIPKLKREGADAIVILIHQGGATKVGFNDKSCAGLSGEILPILDRLDPAVDVVVSGHTHNAYVCDYGRINPARPFLLTSAGVAGTLITDLDLVIDPAAHRVVSKRADNIIVQGEAFTGAKGAIPLTDLYPRFAAEPAVAALVARYAAAAAPVAAERVGRLSAPALRTTTEWGEQVLGNLIADAQLAATRAPEAGGAEIAFMNMGGVRADLVPAADGTITYGQVFTVQPFGNTLMVKSFTGRQIRAILEQQFDSGSNSLESPNFLNPSSTLHYAYDLKRPAGQRILDVRVNGTSLDDERVYRVAMSNFLASGGDNFTAFRDGTDVVGGISDVDALVAYLGKQAVLTPPATDRITRR from the coding sequence ATGCGGATCGGATACGCGCTGGCAGCAGCGTCGGTGCTGTCGCTGTCGGCCTGCGCCGGCCAGCTGACGGAGAAGCGCGCCGAACCGGTGACGGTGAAGATCGTCGCGTTCAACGATTTCCACGGCAACCTCGAGCCGCCCAAGCGCTCGATCGAGGCGCCCGGGGCGACATCCGGCGCCAAGGTTCAGGTGCCCGCCGGCGGCGCCGCTTATTTCGCGGCCGCGATTGCCGAGCTCAGGTCGCGCAACCCGAACCATGCCGTGGTCGCGGCAGGCGACCTGATCGGGGCTTCGCCGCTGGTCTCCGCTTTGTTCCTCGACGAGCCGACGATCGCGGCGCTGAACATGATGAAGGTCGATTTCAACGCGCTCGGCAACCACGAATTCGACAAGGGTTCGGCCGAGATCCTGCGCATCCAGAACGGCGGCTGCGCCAAGAACACGGTGCGGCAGCCGTGCCGGCTCGAACCCTTTGCCGGCGCCAAATTCCGTCTGCTCTCAGCCAACACCCGCACCGCCGGCGGCGGGACGCTGGTGCAGCCCTACGGGATCAAGAGCTTCGGCCGCGCGAAAGTCGGGTTCATCGGCCTGACGCTCAGGGAAGCGCCGTCGCTGGTCACGCCGGCCGGAGTCGCGGGCCTCAGTTTCGGCGACGAAGCCGATGCCGCCAACGCGCTGATCCCCAAGCTCAAGCGGGAGGGGGCCGATGCGATCGTGATCCTCATCCACCAGGGCGGGGCCACCAAGGTCGGCTTCAACGACAAGAGCTGCGCGGGCTTGTCGGGCGAGATCCTGCCGATCCTCGACCGGCTCGATCCGGCCGTCGACGTGGTCGTGTCCGGGCACACCCACAATGCCTATGTCTGCGACTACGGCAGGATCAATCCGGCGCGTCCTTTTCTGCTGACCAGCGCCGGTGTCGCCGGCACCCTGATCACCGATCTCGACCTCGTCATCGATCCGGCGGCGCATCGGGTGGTGTCGAAGCGCGCCGACAATATCATCGTTCAGGGAGAAGCCTTCACCGGCGCCAAGGGGGCGATCCCGCTCACCGATCTGTACCCGCGCTTTGCCGCCGAGCCGGCCGTGGCGGCGCTCGTCGCCCGCTATGCCGCCGCCGCCGCGCCGGTGGCCGCCGAGCGGGTCGGGCGCCTCAGCGCCCCGGCCCTGCGCACCACGACGGAATGGGGCGAGCAGGTGCTCGGCAATCTCATCGCCGATGCCCAGCTCGCCGCGACCCGCGCGCCCGAAGCCGGCGGCGCCGAAATCGCGTTCATGAACATGGGCGGCGTCCGCGCGGATCTGGTGCCCGCCGCGGACGGGACGATCACCTACGGACAGGTGTTCACGGTGCAGCCGTTCGGCAACACCTTGATGGTCAAGAGCTTCACCGGCCGACAGATCCGCGCCATCCTCGAGCAACAGTTCGACAGCGGATCCAACAGCCTCGAGAGCCCCAACTTCCTGAACCCTTCTTCGACGCTGCACTACGCTTACGATCTGAAGCGGCCCGCCGGCCAGCGCATCCTCGACGTGCGGGTGAACGGCACGTCACTAGACGACGAGCGCGTCTACCGAGTCGCGATGAGCAATTTCCTCGCCAGCGGCGGCGACAATTTCACCGCCTTTCGCGACGGCACCGACGTGGTCGGCGGCATCAGCGACGTCGACGCGCTGGTTGCTTATTTGGGCAAGCAGGCTGTGCTGACCCCGCCTGCAACGGACCGGATCACGCGGCGCTGA
- a CDS encoding efflux RND transporter periplasmic adaptor subunit, whose protein sequence is MSLKKSAALGGMLSLLLAASVAGCSKGEEQQAPPPVMPVTVAAPVVQEVLDWDDFVGRFEAIENVELRPRATGYLQAVHFRDGQYVRKGQLLFTIDPRQSQAALAQSQAQLARAQATLANARTELARSRTLAASQAASTEEVEQRLAALRTAEADVAAARAAIRAQQLGVGFTRVTAPISGLVSERRVDPGNSVTADQTVLTTIVSTSPIHFAFDGSEALLLKYQRQNAGSRSGTQVRIRLQDEASYVHAGTLDFVDTTVNAGAGTVRGRAVVPNPNNFLKPGMFGHMRLAASQPYRALLVPETAIVTDAARRVVYVVSKDGTVLARPVELGPLNGALRVIRSGLAPQEQVIIDGLQRARPGQKVKPTPGRIQAATGPEPTPQAPALQPSSIATPVGGAPAAGR, encoded by the coding sequence ATGTCTCTCAAGAAATCTGCCGCGCTCGGCGGCATGCTGTCGCTCCTTCTTGCCGCCTCGGTGGCCGGCTGTTCGAAAGGTGAGGAGCAGCAGGCGCCTCCCCCGGTGATGCCGGTGACGGTCGCTGCGCCCGTGGTGCAGGAAGTGCTCGATTGGGATGATTTCGTCGGTCGGTTCGAGGCGATCGAGAATGTCGAGCTCAGGCCGCGGGCGACCGGTTACCTGCAGGCGGTCCATTTCCGCGACGGCCAGTACGTGCGCAAGGGCCAGCTTCTCTTCACGATCGATCCGCGCCAGTCGCAGGCCGCCCTCGCCCAGTCCCAGGCGCAGCTCGCCCGTGCCCAGGCGACCCTCGCCAATGCCCGCACCGAGCTCGCCCGCTCCCGCACGCTGGCAGCGTCGCAGGCGGCGAGCACCGAGGAAGTCGAGCAGCGCCTTGCCGCCCTGCGCACTGCGGAGGCCGATGTCGCCGCGGCACGCGCCGCGATCAGGGCTCAGCAGCTCGGTGTCGGCTTCACCCGCGTGACCGCGCCGATTTCGGGGCTCGTTTCCGAGCGCCGGGTCGATCCCGGCAATTCGGTCACCGCCGATCAGACGGTGCTGACGACGATCGTCTCCACCTCGCCGATCCACTTCGCCTTCGACGGGTCGGAAGCCCTGCTGCTCAAATATCAGCGGCAGAATGCCGGCAGCCGCTCCGGTACCCAGGTGCGGATCCGGCTGCAGGACGAGGCCAGCTACGTTCATGCCGGCACGCTCGATTTCGTCGACACGACCGTCAATGCGGGCGCCGGCACCGTCCGCGGCCGCGCGGTGGTTCCCAATCCCAACAATTTTCTGAAGCCCGGCATGTTCGGTCACATGCGGCTGGCCGCGTCGCAGCCCTACCGCGCGCTGCTGGTGCCGGAGACCGCGATCGTCACCGACGCGGCCCGCCGTGTCGTCTACGTCGTCTCCAAGGACGGTACCGTGCTCGCGCGCCCGGTGGAGCTCGGGCCGCTCAACGGTGCCCTCCGCGTCATTCGCAGCGGCCTGGCGCCGCAGGAGCAGGTGATCATCGACGGCCTGCAGCGTGCACGCCCCGGACAGAAGGTAAAGCCGACGCCGGGCCGTATTCAGGCGGCAACCGGCCCGGAGCCGACGCCACAGGCACCGGCTCTCCAGCCCTCGTCGATCGCCACCCCGGTCGGCGGCGCACCGGCCGCCGGTCGCTGA
- a CDS encoding AMP nucleosidase: protein MTRTEDIPGIIAALIETYDNSVSCLRTALARYLKTGEKPDRAARADGVFAYPELRIDYRFDSLPKFPGRAFGRLNQPGLYAISIARPHLFRKYLAEQLNYLIRDYDVDVSVGRSASEIPYPYVLDGTDDLRLDGAHAADLGRWFPTTELANIGDEIADGAWDHAVHVARPLALFDGPRVDFSLARLRHYTGTASEHTQRYLLFTNYVRYVDEFVRWAIEELRREDSPYEALSVPGGVLITRDTEGAEAKVAAGAWRKYQMPAYHLIAPEGRGITLVNIGVGPSNAKTICDHLAVMRPEAWLMIGHCGGLRPSQTIGDYVLAHAYLRDDHVMDDVLPIEIPIPPIAEIQQALYDAAAEVTGEEPGELKQRLRTGTVVTTDDRNWELRYTQSALRFNQSRAVAIDMESATVAAQGYRFRVPYGTLLCVSDKPLHGEIKLPGQANAFYERAISQHLRIGIETLRILKREGAKLHSRKLRSFDEPPFR, encoded by the coding sequence ATGACTCGTACCGAAGACATCCCCGGCATCATTGCCGCGCTGATCGAGACCTACGACAATTCGGTCTCATGTCTGCGCACCGCGCTCGCCCGCTATCTCAAGACCGGCGAAAAGCCGGATCGCGCCGCCCGCGCCGACGGCGTCTTCGCCTATCCAGAACTGCGCATCGACTACCGGTTCGACAGCCTGCCCAAGTTCCCGGGGCGGGCGTTCGGGCGCCTCAATCAGCCCGGCCTCTACGCGATCAGCATCGCGCGGCCGCACCTGTTCCGCAAATACCTGGCCGAGCAGCTCAATTATCTGATCCGCGACTATGATGTCGACGTCAGCGTCGGCCGGTCGGCGAGCGAGATCCCCTACCCCTACGTGCTCGACGGGACTGACGACCTGCGGCTGGACGGCGCCCACGCCGCCGATCTCGGCCGCTGGTTCCCGACCACCGAGCTTGCCAATATCGGCGACGAGATCGCGGACGGCGCCTGGGATCATGCCGTCCACGTCGCGCGCCCGCTGGCGCTGTTCGACGGCCCGCGGGTCGACTTCAGCCTGGCGCGGCTCCGGCACTATACCGGCACCGCGTCTGAGCACACCCAGCGCTATCTGCTGTTCACCAACTACGTCCGCTATGTCGACGAGTTCGTGCGCTGGGCGATCGAGGAACTGCGCCGTGAGGACAGTCCCTACGAAGCACTGTCGGTGCCCGGCGGCGTGCTGATCACGCGCGACACCGAGGGCGCGGAAGCGAAGGTCGCGGCCGGGGCATGGCGCAAATATCAGATGCCGGCCTATCATTTGATCGCTCCGGAGGGCCGCGGCATCACCCTCGTCAACATCGGCGTCGGCCCGTCCAATGCCAAGACGATCTGCGATCATCTCGCCGTCATGCGACCCGAGGCGTGGCTGATGATCGGCCATTGCGGCGGCCTGCGCCCAAGCCAGACCATCGGCGACTACGTCCTCGCCCATGCCTATCTGCGCGACGACCATGTCATGGACGACGTCCTGCCGATCGAAATCCCGATCCCGCCGATCGCCGAGATCCAGCAGGCGCTCTACGATGCCGCGGCTGAGGTCACCGGCGAGGAACCGGGCGAATTGAAGCAGCGCCTGCGCACCGGCACCGTGGTGACCACCGACGATCGCAATTGGGAGCTGCGCTACACCCAGTCCGCATTGCGCTTCAATCAGTCGCGCGCCGTCGCGATCGACATGGAATCGGCGACCGTCGCCGCGCAGGGCTACCGCTTCCGCGTGCCTTACGGCACCCTGCTCTGCGTGTCCGACAAGCCGCTCCACGGCGAAATCAAGCTGCCAGGCCAGGCCAACGCCTTTTACGAGCGCGCGATCAGCCAGCATCTGCGGATCGGCATCGAGACGTTGCGCATCTTGAAGCGCGAGGGCGCCAAGCTCCACTCGCGCAAGCTCAGGAGCTTCGACGAACCCCCGTTCCGTTGA